The Methanofastidiosum sp. genomic sequence GTCCTCTGCCTCTTTCAAGATTTCCTCTGAGGGAGTTCCGGTTCTTGCCTTAGTTTTTGGTTCAAATCCAAACTTCATTAAAAGCTTGTATGCATTCTCTAGTATCTTTACACTGACATCAACTGATTTTAGATTCTTTAATTCCTCCACTGTTTCTACATTTTTGAGTTCAACTTCTTTTAACTTCCTAACTTCTTCATCGAACTTTCTTTCATAGAACTTAAACTCTTCATGCACATGAGGCATGACATAAAGAACCACTATCTCATGATCTCCTGAACTACAGAATAGCTGGGCGCTGTAAGCCAGAGTTGTGTCTGAATAAAAAGACCCATCTGTACATATCAAAATCTTCATATTATCACCGTCACATATATGGTATTAAAAATATCAGTATTATGTTAGCAATCAATGTAGATATACCCCCTACCGCAAGCCCTATCCACAGCCATTTCAAAAAACTCATCCGGTATTTCTTCCTTTTTTCAAGTATACCTAAGGCAACTATGTTTGCCGTGCTTCCTATCATAGTTATGTTACCGCCATAGCATCCACCAAACAGCAAAGCCCACCAAAGTGGAAATGTATTAATTCCAAGAGCTTTGAAGCTATCTACAACTGGGATCAAAGCTGCAACTAACACAACGTTATCCAAAACACTTGAGCCAAGTGATGCTATCCATAAGACTATAGTTGTAAGTATGGGAAGGCTCCCTGCAACTCCCGCCACAGCCTGTGCCAAGACATCAGTTGCCCCCGTGAATTTCAAAGTACCAACCTTTGCAAAAAGCATCATGAAAAACACTAGGGTCCACCAGTCAACGTCTTTCTCAATATAATCTCTTGCTTTATTCCTCTTCCAGAGCATCACAAGGCTTGCCCCAAGTAATGAAGATACCAAAAGCAAAGTATTGTAAGGAAGGTCAAATAGTGTTTCTAATCTTCTGTGCATGGCAATAACTGCAATTGTAAAGATAAATATCCCCACCCCGATTTTAAAATCACGTTTGTTAGGGACAAACTCCCACTCGTCTTGGAAAGCCAATCTTTCAGTTGATCTAATCTTTAATCTTATTTTAGATTTAAAGAGGGAGATATCATTCCTGTACCAGAAGAGGACGATTCCTATAGTAGCTATCAAAGATACCATTGCCACGGGAAATGCCCATACTATAAAGTCCTCAAATGACAGCTCACCCCTCATTGCTATCAATATCCCAATGGGATTGCCCAAGACGGTCCCTGAGCTCCCTATATTAGTTGCCAAAACACACGAAATAACATAAGGCACAGGATTGACATCAAAATAATCTGTTATTTCCAATAACACTGCAGTAATGAAGATAATTGAAGTTACCTCATCTATCGCCATAGCAAGGAATGCTGAGAGTATACAAAAAACAATGAGGAGTAGATGAGCTTCAAAGTTTGTAATTTTTATTATCTTAATCATCAACCATCTGAAAAATCCAACTTCCTTTAGCATCCCAACGACCGTCATCATACCGACAAGGAATAAAATGACTTCAAGTGATGCAAACTCAATTAAATGGGGTATGTCAAGCGTCTTCGTCAATAACAAAGTAATTATCCCCATAAATGCTATGGCAACTCTAAATCCCCAAAAAAGCAGTGTGCCAACAACAGTTGCTGCGAGTATTGAGGAGGCTATGACCTGGTTCTGCTTGAGTCCTGCATAATCCAGTAAAACTCCAATCGTTATAGTTATGAAAACAAGTATAAACGCATCTCTTTTGATATTAACATTTCCGCTCCCTTCGTATTCATCTGCCATAGATTTTCACCATAAATAAGGATATTTGGAATTATGAGAATTTAAGCTTATCGGTATTTGACGAGAAGTAAAATCGATTAAAGAAGAAAATAAGTTTAGAAAAGAAAATTAAATTAAAATTTATTTCCAGAGCCATCCTAGAATTCCTTTATTATTTATTTCTTGATCTGCTAAAGTTTTAAGCCTCAATTGTTCCTGTTCTATGTTTTGAATCTGTTCCTGGAGTATAACTTTTGTTTGTGGGTCAAAGTCACTTTCTAAAATAAGTCTATTTAGCTCCCTGATCCTTTCTTCATTCCTTATTGTCTCCTGCGCTATAAGGGCTGCAGATTCACTATCCCCGCCCACAAAGAATTTGACAAATCCACTTCTACTTCTGATCTGTTCTTCTGCCCTAGTTGTAATCTCCAAAGAATTTTTAATTTCGTTTGAGATATTAGAAATTTCTCCCTGGTTTTTGCCAAACATTGTAGCAGTTGCCCCCATTGTCTCAACTGCAATTTGGGCCATTACTTGATTTTGAGAAGAGTAACCTTGAGTAGAGTTTGCTTCTTGAGTTTTTTGCTGAACGATCTCCCTTACCTGTTGTTCCTTGTTTGAAGTTACTTGGTTTTGATTCTGGATATTTTGAGTTGTTCCTGAAACGTTGCCTTCCTGCTGATTAATTTGAGTTTGCTGTTGAGTCTGTATGTTCGAAGCGTTTCCTTGATTTGACGTTTGCTGCTGAACATTCACTTGGTTTGCGTTTTGTGTTGGGGTGATATCTTTATTGCTAGCATTTGTAATATTTTTGGGTGTCGTATTAGAATCAGGTCCATTTTGATTTTGTTGCCCTTGATTGTTTGGTGCTGCTGCAATATAAGTTGAAGTAAAAAGAAATAAAATAATAAGAAAAATAAAGAGTTTTTTCATTTAATCCTCCTTATTTCTTGCCTCCGCCACCGCCATTGCCGCCACTGTTTCCATTGCCATTTCCGCCTGCATTGCTTGAGTTACTCTTAGAGCTGTTGCCTTTTTCGTCATTGTTCTTGTTACTGTTGTTAGAGTTATTGGTTTTATCTTCCTTCTTGTCTTGGATCATTTCTTTGATTCTTTCTCTTTCTTCAAGTTTTTCCTGTAACTTAAGCTCATTCTGTTCCTTTAGCTGTGTCCTTGTGGCATCCTTTTCCAAGTATCTCTCAGTTGCCCTAAGTCTTGCTTCAAGTGAGGTCAACAATCCAAATGCCCTTCCAGTGTATCCGTCTTCTATTGCTAGCGATATCTTGTCAAGTGTCTTTGATATCTGGCTCAAGTGAGAGTAAACTGACTGGGGTAGATCAAAACTGTCTATGTAGTAAGATGTTCCATCAACGTCAGTGAAGTAGTACCCATCTTCCTTTTCTTCAAAGTAGAATTCGTATTCACCAAGAGTGTACAT encodes the following:
- a CDS encoding universal stress protein, producing MKILICTDGSFYSDTTLAYSAQLFCSSGDHEIVVLYVMPHVHEEFKFYERKFDEEVRKLKEVELKNVETVEELKNLKSVDVSVKILENAYKLLMKFGFEPKTKARTGTPSEEILKEAEDGKYELIVMGQYGFSRSHKDALGKVASIVVKNSKIPVLIIK